One genomic window of Quercus lobata isolate SW786 chromosome 9, ValleyOak3.0 Primary Assembly, whole genome shotgun sequence includes the following:
- the LOC115962220 gene encoding probable serine/threonine-protein kinase PBL26 — MSCFSCFSSHRNKAKGTNSGRRRELAAAPKELPISSQPRPENPKPKVIPVETTNKDAIKETANKNIAAQTFTFRELAMATKNFRQECLIGEGGFGRVYKGRIEKTSQVVAIKQLDRNGLQGNREFLVEVLMLSLLHHENLVNLIGYCADGEQRLLVYEYMQLGSLEDHLLDVPQEQKPLDWFTRMKIALEAAKGLEYLHDKANPPVIYRDLKSSNILLDKDFNAKLSDFGLAKLGPVGDKTHVSSRVMGTYGYCAPEYQRTGQLTVKSDVYSFGVVLLELITGRRAIDTTRYTEEQNLVTWAQPIFKDPQRFPELADPLLHGDFPLRALHQAVAVAAMCLQEEPSVRPLISDVVTALSFLGTSPSANTTSFDDPSPPSDHNMMSENQNLRDEESIRERQRAVAEAIEWGSNSRRTASRCGSASSL, encoded by the exons ATGAGTTGTTTTTCGTGTTTTTCATCCCATCGGAACAAAGCTAAGGGGACAAATAGTGGCAGGAGGAGAGAGTTGGCTGCCGCTCCCAAAGAACTACCCATTTCATCACAGCCTCGGCCAG AAAATCCTAAGCCAAAGGTCATACCAGTTGAAACTACAAACAAGGATGCCATTAAAGAGACCGCCAACAAAAACATTGCTGCACAAACTTTCACTTTCCGTGAATTGGCCATGGCAACAAAGAATTTCCGACAAGAATGTCTTATAGGTGAGGGTGGATTTGGAAGAGTTTACAAGGGGAGAATTGAGAAAACCAGCCAG GTTGTGGCTATCAAGCAACTTGACAGGAATGGATTGCAAGGAAACAGAGAGTTTCTTGTTGAAGTGTTGATGTTGAGCCTTTTACACCATGAAAATCTAGTAAATTTGATTGGTTATTGTGCCGATGGAGAGCAAAGACTTTTAGTGTACGAGTACATGCAACTGGGTTCTTTGGAAGACCATTTACTTG aTGTGCCACAAGAGCAAAAGCCATTAGATTGGTTCACAAGAATGAAAATAGCTTTAGAAGCTGCCAAAGGTCTAGAATATTTGCATGATAAGGCCAATCCCCCAGTCATATATCGTGATTTGAAATCCTCGAACATCTTGCTAGACAAGGATTTCAATGCCAAACTTTCTGATTTCGGATTAGCCAAGCTTGGACCTGTTGGGGACAAGACACATGTATCTTCGAGGGTAATGGGAACATATGGATATTGTGCTCCTGAATATCAAAGAACAGGTCAACTCACAGTAAAGTCGGATGTGTACAGTTTTGGAGTTGTTTTGTTGGAGTTAATCACTGGAAGGAGAGCCATTGACACCACAAGATATACTGAGGAGCAAAATCTAGTTACTTGG GCACAACCAATATTTAAGGATCCTCAGAGGTTCCCAGAATTAGCTGATCCACTTCTTCATGGAGATTTTCCCCTCAGAGCATTACATCAAGCAGTTGCAGTTGCAGCAATGTGTCTCCAAGAGGAACCATCAGTCCGTCCCCTGATCAGTGATGTTGTGACTGCTCTCAGTTTCCTTGGGACCAGTCCTAGTGCAAATACCACATCTTTTGATGATCCTTCTCCACCATCTGATCATAATATGATGTCTGAAAATCAGAATCTTCGTGATGAAGAATCCATAAGGGAACGGCAACGAGCTGTCGCAGAAGCCATAGAATGGGGTTCAAATTCAAGGCGTACTGCATCACGCTGTGGCAGTGCATCTTCTTTGTAA
- the LOC115960789 gene encoding CLAVATA3/ESR (CLE)-related protein 41, protein MDFEPLWDLGGWFLLPNCMAVPKTSSSISEIHTKSHPFLFFLAILFIFFLLINFSNSINPPSSMVSSSVSIKRLLLDPSASSATSTTNLHPKQTRNKHTTSSSSSSSSSTKREFGAAAHEVPSGPNPISN, encoded by the coding sequence ATGGATTTTGAACCCTTGTGGGATCTTGGGGGGTGGTTTCTTCTTCCAAATTGCATGGCAGTGCCTAAAACATCATCTTCCATCTCTGAAATCCACACTAAATCccacccttttcttttctttcttgccatcctcttcattttcttcctgctcattaatttttctaactcaatAAACCCACCATCATCCATGGTGTCGTCCTCGGTGTCCATCAAAAGGCTTCTCTTGGATCCCTCAGCATCGTCTGCTACATCTACCACAAACTTGCACCCAAAGCAAACCAGGAACAAGCATACTacttcctcatcatcatcatcaagttCCAGTACTAAAAGGGAGTTTGGAGCTGCAGCTCACGAAGTTCCCAGTGGTCCAAATCCCATATCAAACTAA